GCCGTAATCTGTCTCTGTATTTACGTCTGCGAAAATTGCAGTATCGGGACCGCCGACAACACCGGCGGGGAGTCCCTCAGCTCCTAAGGCATATCCCTGGATATTAAGATGTGAGTAATCAACCGGATAATCTTTGTCTCCCCCTGCAGTGATTTCACCGAAGGGTCCGGGATAGATGAGTTCTCTGCCGCGGAAGGTTGCCTTGAACACCTCACAGTTTCCGGTGCAGCCATCAAGGCATCGGGCGCATAGCCCACTCATGGGCACTACATCTTTGGAACGATTGGCAGTTCTAGTGGCATCACTTGCGTTTGGTCGTCGCAGATTCATTCTGTAGCTCTCCTTTACTTGATCATATTTCTATATATCCTTAAATTGGTATCGACTCATTTAATTTCCTTAAATATATCTACTCCTCCTTGTACATGTTTTTCATTCATAATATCTCCTTTACCATGCTTTCAACATATCTTGCGATCGCCGGTGCGCTGGTTAAACCTGGCGATTCGATGCCGATCAGGTTTATAAATCCCGGTAGGCCTCTGTCCTGCTCATGTCTAATCACGAAGTCCCGAAAATCGTCTCCCGGGCCTTGAAGCTTGGGCCTGATACCCGCCATTTCCGGCTCCAGGTCATCACTCTCTATAAAAGGGAGAAAGGCCTTAACCGAGCTATAGAAAAGTCCTCTTTGTGACTCATCAATCCTGTAGTCGATTTCATTTACGTATCGGGCATCTGGCCCCAACCGCATCCTCCCTTCAAGGTCCAGGGTAGCATGGATTCCCAGCCCCCCTCTACTAGGCTGGGGTACCGGATAGATGAGCCTTTTAATTAACCTGTTTTTACGGTTACCTACACTGAAATATTCCCCTTTGCAATAGAACAGTTGATACCCTGCTTTGTTTATATCTATTCCCCCAAGCTGTGCTATTCTATCGGAGTATAAGCCAGCACAATTTATCAGGATTTCTGTTTTAAACGGAAAGGATCCGGAGCCATTCTCTACCGTCACCTCATATCCATCAGAGAGCTTCTCTATTCCAATAACATTTGACTTGTAGGCTATTTTGGCACCTGCTCCTTGCGCCTTACTGAGAAAGTACCTCATCAAAGTGTGTGAGTCCATGGTCCCGCTCGAAGGGGAGAAAATGGCAGCCACCGCTTCGATATTTGGTTCCAGTTTGTTAATCTCACCCCTTGAAAGCACTTTAAGTCCCCTAGCTCCATTCCTTCTTCCCCGTTCCAGTAATTCCTCCAATTCCCCCACCTCCTCATCCTCGGTCGCTACAATGAGTTTGCCTGTCTTCCTATGGCCTATTCCATACCGCCGGCAAATTTCGTACAGCATGGCATTGCCGTCAACACACGTCTCCGCCTTCAACGAACCTTCAGGGTAATAAATGCCTGCATGGATGATCTCGCTATTCCTACTGCTCGTCTCTTTCCCAAAAGTCTCGTTCTTCTCCAGAATATAAACGTCCTTGCCCTTGCCAGATACTTGAGCCGCCACGGCCAACCCCACTACCCCCGCTCCGATTACCGTTATTACAGCTCCAGGTGTTGCCCTGCCAGACATATCATTACCCTATTTTGATGAAACCAGGAAAACCAGCTCATTTGCGCCCTCTAGGTAATAGGCCTGTGCAGCCACTAACTGGTCCATAGCATCCCTCAGTTCGATAAACTTAATCCCCTTGACTACCCCGCCATCCTCTACATCCAGGCAGGGCATGACCTTGACCTCTTACATCGACAGGTCCTCTAGTTTGGTTAAATCCTGGTACTCCATTACAGCGCTCATGGCATGGCTCTCGGCCTCTATGCCAGCCTCCACAGCTGCAGCCACCGGATTGAGTCCCCCCAAAATGATTACGCCGATCTTGTTCAGATCCACCGGGACCTCCCCCACCGACTGGCTGGTGTCCCCCATAATCAGCAATCCACCAAACCCGGCTTTGCTTAGACCGGAGATGACTGCTTCGGCTAGAGGCCGGCATAAAGCCGGTATCTGCCGAAAGTTGGCCAGCACCTTCCCTTCACCCCTACTGGCTACCTGCCCAACACTGGTCATCCTGCTGGTGATGAATATCTCCGAGGGGTCTAGAGAAGAACCTGAATACTCGATTAGATCGACAAACCGAAATGACTTTTTACTCCTCATCTGTAACAGACCACCGAATTTCGAATCCATCGGGATGCCTGCCTTTAGCAAAGCCCCGTTAATGATAATACTACATACTGTAGCGAAGCCAATCTTGCCTTCAGGAACGGTTGTCCCAACTAGCCTTTCCCCCTCACTCGCTACAGCCACCAGGTCACTTACACATATTCCTGCTTCGAAGGCCACCCTCATAATCTTTAGTGCTTTTTTAAATTGCTCCTTGGGGAAAAGGGTGATATTGACCGGGACTCTACCGCAGCGCTCCTCCCAATTGAATGTTGTCTGAAAAGCAAGTAGCTCGATCTTACTTATTACGAAGCCGACCTTGTCACCCACCATAGCGCTCTTTAGCTCGTCTATGCCCGACTGGGTAACTAACCTCCCATCCCTTCCGATCAGCCGGGTAAGACCCCTCTCATCCATGAACTTGAGGTGGTACCTTACCGCCCGCTCACCAAGATCGATGCCATAATCACTGAGTCGCCGTGCAATCACCCTGGCCCCCAGAGGCTCTGTGGACTCGCTCAGTATCTTGAGGATGGTAGCTACCTTTCTTTCTACTTCGTGCCGCTCATACCCTATCACTTTACATACCCCCGGAAAACCACTACTAAACCCTTACCGCTATCCCTCTATCCGCCAGGTACTTCTTTGCCTGAGGTATCGATATTTCCCCAAAATGAAAAACGGATGCACACAGAACTGCCGAGGCCTTGCCCACAACTACCGCTTCATAAAGGTGCTCAAGCTTGCCAGCGCCGCCCGAGGCAGTAACCGGAATATCCACCGCCTCGGCAACAGCTTTTGTCATCTCCAGATCATAGCCCTCCTTTGTGCCATCGGCATCCTTGCTTGTTAGTAAAATCTCTCCTGCACCCAGTTTCTCCACCTTCCTCGCCCACTCCACAATATTAAGCCCCGTCCCTTCATTGCCACTCTTTATTACTACCTCAAGCCGCGGAAGGTTGCTACCCATTGTATTCTTCCTGCCATCAATGGCAACAACTAGCTTCCCCCTCCCAAATCTCCTGGCAGCTTTCTCTATAAGCTCAGGATGCTTCACCGCAGCGGTATTAATTGAGACCTTGTCCACACCCAGGTTGAACAACTCCTCCATATCTACAATACTCGCAACACCACCGCCAACGGCAAAGGGAACAGTAACCACATCGCAGACCCTCTTGACCCACTCTATCCTCGTCTTTCTATCCTCCACAGTAGCAAAGATGTCCAGGAAAACCAGCTCATCTGCCCCCTCGAGGCAATAGGTCTGCGCTGCCTCCACCGGGTCCCGGGCATCCCTCAAGTCAATAAACTTTATCCCCTTGACTACCCTGCCATCCTTTATATCCAGGCAGGGTATGATCTTTACCTCTTCCACAGTGCATGCCTCCACAATTTTTATCCCCCACTGAATGCTGCAGCCACATATCTACTAAACGGCAATAGGTTGCCGTTTAGTAGATTAGCATTGCACGTGAGCTTTGTCAAGAGATTATTGATGGGAAATTTCGATCAATTTTTCCTCTTAAAGGTGCTCTTACAGCTACGAACGTACAAACCATTGCCTGCTTCCATGGATTGATGTATCATAGTCTCGAATACAATCCACACCCACCACAAGGAGAATCCCTTGTTTTTTATCGCTGTCTGGGTAAAGGCAGGTCTCCCCGACCCAAGGGGAGATGCACTGCAAAAGGACATCCAAGACCTTGGAATCATCACGGTGACACAGGCCAGGGTCAGGGACATATATCTACTGGAGGGCAGGTTATCCGAAGCTGAGGTGGATCGAATCTGTCAGGAGCTACTGGCTGATCCTGTGGTCCAGGAGTATGGCTATGGTGAAGCACCCACATCCCCGGGCCAGCAAGCTCATGTCATCGAGGTTGCTTACAACCCCGGCGTCATGGACCCCGTAGAGGAGAGCATTAACAAGGGAATCCGTGACCTGGGCATCTCCACCGTTGACCGGGTAAAAACGGCTAAAAGATACTTCCTATGGGGTGAGCTATCCAAGCAGGAGCTTGAAACCATCTGTGATAAGCTGCTGGTTAATCCGGTTATCCAACACGTGGTCACGAGGCGGGAGGCGCTCTCCCTGCCGCCTGCCACCTATGATTTCTCTCTTGAGTCCATCGAACTACTGGGGCTAGACGATGCAGCGCTAACGGAGCTCAGTAAAAACAGGCTCTGGTTGAATTTGAGCGAAATGAAGCGTATCCAGGGCTATTTCTCCGGGTTAGGCCGCAACCCCACGGATATTGAACTGGAAACCCTGGCGCAAACCTGGTCCGAGCACTGTGTCCATAAAACATTTAAGGGAAAGATAAAGCTGGGACAGCTAGTTATCGACAACCTGCTTAAGAGCACGATCATGAGGGTTACAGATGAACTGGATAAGCCCTGGTGCCTTTCGGTCTTTGAGGACAACGCCGGGGTAATAGATTTCGACGGCCGCTACGCAATCTGTTTCAAGGTTGAGACGCACAATCACCCCTCAGCGGTGGAGCCCTATGGCGGAGCATCTACGGGAATCGGCGGGGTTATACGCGACCCGCTTGGCACTGGGTTGGGATCAAAACCCATCCTGAACACCGATGTGTTCTGCTTTGCCCCACCCGATCTCCCCTACCAGAGTCTGCCCCCGGGTGTGCTCCACCCCCGCCGCATTTTCAAAGGGGTCCGCGCCGGGGTAGCCGACTATGCCAACCGCCTCGGCATCCCCACGCTCAATGGTGCTATACTCTTTGACGAAAGGTATATAGGCAATCCCCTGGTTTTCTGCGGCACAATAGGGCTACTACCCAAGGGCATGAGCCAACGCGGTCAGCAACAACCGGGTGACCTGGTAGTCCTTGTGGGTGGGAACACCGGGCGTGACGGGATCCACGGGGTTACCTTCGCCTCGGGAGAGCTTACCGCAGACTCCGAGGCAGTTTCTTCCAGTTCTGTTCAGATCGGCAATCCAATGGTGGAGAAAAAGCTCATCGATGTCCTGCTTAAGGCACGGGACCAGAGGCTATATCGGCGAATTACCGACTGTGGCGGGGGCGGGCTCTCATCAGCAGTGGGTGAAATGGCCCGAGAGACCGGGGTGCGCGTTTATCTGGAACGTGTCCCCTTGAAATATACCGGTCTCTCCTATACCGAGATATGGCTATCCGAATCACAGGAGCGGATGGTTCTGGCCGCCCCTCCAAGCGCTGCTGACCAGTTGATCCACCTCTTTGCGAGCGAGGATGTAGCAGCGACGGTCATTGGCGAATTCACCGATAACCACCGGCTTCAGCTTTTCTATAATGGCGATCTAGTTGGCGACCTCGATATGGAGTTCCTGCATAACGGTTTGCCGCAACTGTATAGAGAGGCAGTTTGGGAGACACCGCATCATGCTGAGCCCGATTTTCCTGAACCACCTGACTTGGGGAAAGAGCTACTAAGTATCCTGCGCTCGTGGAATGTCTGCAGCAAGGAATGGGTTATCCGCCAGTACGACCACGAGGTGCAAGGTGGCAGTGTGCTCAAGCCCTTAGTAGGTGTAAATAGCGACGGCCCCGGAGATGCCGCCATTATTAGGCCGTTACTCGATTCGGACATGGGTATAATCGTCTCCAATGGCATCAATCCTAAATACGGGGACATCGATCCCTACTGGATGGCTGCCTCCGCCATAGACGAGGCATTGCGGCAGATAGTCGCCGTGGGAGGCAGCCTGCGGAGGGTGGCGCTCTTGGATAACTTCTGCTGGGGCAATCCGGAAAAGCCCGACCGGCTGGGCAGCCTGGTGCGGGCGGCGCAAGCCTGCTATGATATGGCGATTGCCTATGAGACCCCCTTCATATCTGGCAAGGATAGCCTATATAACGAGTATGAGACGAAGAAGGGTAGCATATGTATTCCACCTACGCTCCTCATCTCGGCAGTAGCAGTGATGGAGCAGGTAGAACGGGCGATTTCTATGGACTGTAAAAAGGAAGGCAACCTGATCTACATCGTCGGCACGACCTATGATGAACTGGGTGGCTCTCACTACTACGGCATTCACGGCTTTGTTGGCAATAATGTGCCCCGTGTGAACCCCAGGAGGGGAAAAAGGCTGATGGATGCCCTCAGCGCCTCCATCGACAAAGGCCTGGTGAGGGCGTGCCATGATCTGAGCGAGGGTGGTCTGGGGGTGGCTGCCGCCGAGATGGCCTTCGCCGGGGAACTCGGAATGGGTATCCACCTGGCGAAGGTACCGCTGGGTAGCCTCATGAATAGGGATGATCTCATTCTCTTCTCTGAGTCAAATACCCGCTTTTTACTGGAGGTAACACCTAAGGACAGGCACCAGTTCGAGAAAATGATGGCCAGGTTCGATTGCGCCGCCATCGGTAAGGTTACAAGCGATAGAATCCTCAAGATCTATGGTCTGAGTGGAGAGCAGGTTCTTTCCACGCCGCTTGCCGAACTCAAAGAGGCCTGGCAGAACCCGCTTCGCTGGTAGTATGTAATGGCTAGGGTGAAGACACTGATACTACGCGCCCCGGGGACAAACTGTGACGGGGAAACAGCGTTTGCCCTTGAACAGGCTGGATCACAGGTCGAGTCAGTACATATTAACGAGCTTGTACGAGTCCCCGAACTCCTTTTTCATTACCAGATAATGGTCATCCCCGGTGGTTTTACCTATGGCGATGACATCTCAGGCGGTAAAATCCTGGCCAATGAACTAAAGTTGAAGCTGGGCGATGAGATACGAAAGTTCGTTGCGGATGGAAGGCTCATCCTTGGGATCTGCAATGGTTTTCAGGTCATGGTGAAAGCGGGGATTCTGCCCCAATCATCGCCATTAACCCTGGCAGGCAACGATTCGGGCCGGTTCGAGTGCCGCTGGGTATATCTCCGCGTCAATGAGAACAGCCCCTGCATATTCACCCGGGGGATAAGCACCATGTACCTACCTGTGGCTCACGGTGAGGGTAAGGTGGTAATGATTGAAGACGGGATGCTAAATGTCGCCCTATATTACGCCGATGAGAATGGAAATATTAACGCGGGCTATCCCTATAATCCAAATGGCTCAATAGACGATATAGCCGGCATCTGCGATGCTTCGGGGCGTATTTTTGCGCTAATGCCGCATCCGGAGCGCTTTGTCCGCTGGTCGCAGCACCCGCGGTGGACAAGGGAGCCAGCTAGAGAACGTGGGGACGGCTTTCGCATCTTTTTAAACGCCGTGGCATGGGCCAAAACCATTTGATGGCACTTGAGGGAACCATTTACACTATCGGCACCAGCACTCGCTCCGCGGAGGATTTCACGCGGCTGCTCACCAGCCGCGACGTAGCAGTTGTAGTCGACGTGAGGAGGTTCCCCTTCAGCAGGTTTGAGCACTTCTCTAGTGAAAATTTTTCCAGATTTTTACGACATGCCGACATCGATTACGTCCATATGGGGGAAGTGCTGGGAGGCTACCGTCGCGGGGGTTACCAGGCCTTCATTACCTCGTCCGAGTTCAGTGAGGGCATGGACAAGCTCATCCAAATAGCCGATAGAAGTATTGTAGCTTTGGTTTGTGCCGAGCGCCTCCCCTGGCGTTGCCATCGCCGCTTTATCGGTGCCGAGCTTGAGAAACAGGGATGGCGAGTTATCCATATTATTGACGAAGATAGGGATTGGCAATCAAAGAGAACTTCTGTGGGTAGAAGGAGCGCTCCCAGTGTGAGCAGATCAAAATATGTTTGAGACAAGGTTTACCAAAATGCTGGGAACCAAATATCCCATTATCGGCAGAACCATGGCATCCATCAGAGACGCTGACTTTGTAGCCGCTATTTCCAACGCATGGGGAGTAGATATGGTCTATATCATGTTCCAAACTAAGGAGTAATTCGCAGCGGCCATCCATCATGTATAGACCGCTGAAAAAGAGGTGCCCCCGAGGCCGACAGGTCGGCCGACACTTCGGCCTATAATCGGGGCCGGGGGTCTCCCCGATGTATCGGGGCAGCTTTAAAAAGTCCCCCAAGATGGGGGGATTAGTGGGTTGATTGAGACTATTTCAGCAGTCTCATTTAGAGCAAAATACAAATTTCTACGCCAAACCTATTGACAGATGGGCCTAAACGTGCTAGTCTCTGGTCAAATTTCCAAAGGAGGGTGTAATGCAAGCATACTGTATGAAGTGCCGGAAGAAGGTAGAGATCAAGAACCCAAGGTCGATAACAATGAAGAATGGGCGCCCAGCAACTCAGGGCAACTGCCCAAATTGCAACACCAAGGTATTTCGAATAGGCAAGTCATAAGATCGCTTTGTAGCGTTCCCAATTTAAAACGATACCGATAATCGATGTCTCAAATCTGGCAATTTATCGCCGGAATGTGATATTTCGGTTAAGAGGTGATTTATTATCGCTCCTGCGTCGAAGTGCTTGTAATATGGCGCAGGAGCGATATCATTTTTATGCTAGCCCTACGATGGCAATTGCGACTGTGCAAGCCGGTGGCATCCCCCCCATGTTATGGGTCAACCCTAACTTGGGGTTCTTTAACTGCCGTGGGCCGGCCTTTCCCTGAAGTTGCAGATACATCTCATATATCATCCTCAGCCCGCTAGCACCGACGGGGTGACCAAAACATTTGAGACCACCATCAGGCTGCACCGGCAACCCTCCATCGATATCGAAGAATCCACTCTCGATGTCATCCCTCATATGTCCACGCTTACTGAACTGGAGATCCTCCATAATCGTGGCCTCGGTTATTGAGAAGCAATCGTGGACCTCGGCCATGCTGATCTCCTCGCGCGGATTCTTTACTCCCGCCTCGGCATAGGCCGCCAGCCCAGCGCGATATGTCTCCTCCACATGGGTGAAGTCGTAATCGTTCCTCACCGGGCCTTCGGCAGGGCCCACGCACATCTGTACTGACTTAATGTAGACTGGATCAGTCCTGAACTTCTTCGCATCCGCGGCGCGCACTACAATAGCAGCTGCTCCGCCATCGCTCACGCCGCAGCAGTCGAAGAGACCCAGCGGCCAGGCAATTATCGGGGCGTTCATTACCTGATCAATGGTAAGCTCTCGGTGAAAATGGGCTTTGGGATTCATATTGCCATTATGATGGCTCTTAACCGAAACATGTGCCAGCATCCTCTTTCCCTCGTCCGGGCTGAGGTTGTAGCGGTCGAAGTACCTGGTTGCCAGCATGGCAAAGATGGCCGGCGCGGTGGTGGCCACACCTCCCACGCCCGCAGTACCCCCCGGGGCAGTGGAAATGAGGCCAGCGATGCCCATGTCCTTCAGCTTCTCCGCGCCCACCGCCAGTGCGATATCAACCGCGCCGCAGGCTACCGCATAGGCAGCATTTCGCAGCGCGTCTGTGCCGGTGGCGCACATATTCTCCACCCTGGTTATCGGCTTATACTGGAGCCGGAGGCCGGCCAGACCCAGCCCGGCCATTCCGCTCACCTCCTGCCAGTTCCCCACCCAGGCCGCGTCGATATCCTTGGGCTCGACCCCCGCATCCTCATAGGCCTCATAGGCAGCATCGACCATCAGGTCGCTGGAGCTCTTATTCCATAGCTCACCAAACTTGGTGCAGCCCATTCCAATTATGGCTATCTTATCCTTTATACTCTCTGCCATTTCACCCTCCTTTCTTAGCCTCTTACCGGCCGCGCTTTCCAGTAGTAGTTATGTATCCCGCGGTCGAAGTACATCTGCCGTAATACCATCTCCACCGGCATGCCCACCTTAACCTGATCCGGGTCACGATCGGTGAGCTCGAACCACCCGCGGCCACCGCCCTCGAAGTCTATGAACACAGGTGAGCCCGGCGGATCAATAACGTCCGCCAGTTGGTCGAGAGAATAGGTGAAGATATGGCCTTTCTTGTCGGAGAAGCGGTAATCCTCAAACTGATCCTTGGCCTGGCAGTAGTAGCACACCCTGATGGGCGTCATGCCGCCCACGCCGAAAGGCATCTGGTACTGTACATTGCCACAGACCTTGCACTTATCTCCGTAAAGGCGAAGGACTTCCTTACGGCTTCGCTTCAGCGCTGTCAGTGAAGTGTAGGGAATCTCCGGCCGGCGGGCGCGCTCCACGGTAACCAGGCCACGCCATCGAAGGTAGGTGGCATAATTGGTGAGTACCCGCTTCGATGCCAGGTAACCCTTGGTGGCACACCGGTCGCGCACCTTCTTATTCTTAATCGCATCCGTTACCTCGATGAGGAAGGCATCGGCACCGTTTCCATAGTTGGCAAAGAGGATCTTGTCACCTGGCTTGGCCTCTTCCAGAGCGGCGACAAGCATCATCATGGCCATCGCAGTCCCCGTATTGCCCACCGTCATAAAGAATGGCTCCTGGATCTGCTCCATGCCGAAGCCGAGCCCTACTGTCAGCTTCCCGTGCCTTCTTATATCGATAGGGGCACTAACCACTACCTTAGCGAAATCCTTGGCTTCAAGCTTATTTTTCTTCATCAACCCGGACATCGCCTGTGGAAGAATAGCTGAGTAGCCCTCATCGAGAACCATCCTATCCTCCCAAGAACGTATAAAGGTGTCACCATCGGCGCGCCACTCCCCAGCGAATTCGTCGGATACGAAGTAGTGGTCTGAAATAGCGGCTATAACATTCTTGTCTCCAATGAGAAGTGCGGCGGCTCCGTCACCGAAGGACCCCTCGACAAAACCGCCCGGTGCCGGCATACGAGTGTCGGCGGCAGTCACAACAATGCTCTCGGCCGATCCCGCCTTGACCGCATCCAGGGCCGAAGCGATAGCGATAGTGCCGCCCCGTAGCGAGTTGGCGAAATCGGCAGTTCGGATCTCGCTCCCCATATCGAGAGCCGTGGCTATAATGGTAGAACACTGCTTCTCTTTATATGGAGAACATGTGGTAGCAAGATACAAGCCACCGATCTTCCTGGGGTCGAAACCATGTAAACAGTCGTTGGCCGCTTCCCATCCCATGGTCACCGCATCCTCATCGTAGCTGGCCATCGCCTTTTCCCCCGGTATGGGGAAACCGCCCCAGGCTTTATAGATCTCCTCCCTACTTAGCCGATTATACGGGATATAAGCTCCGTAAGAAGTAATCCCAGCCATTTAAAACACCTCCTTATACATCTTTTTTTAAAACCCTTTTTTAACAATTATGGAGGCTATCTATAGCCCCCATAAACAGTGCTCACCATTTTTGGGTTCTGCTCCACGATCAACACGGTCACCTAGCCTATCACCTCCGCCTTAAATAGCTCATCTATGCGGGCCTTGTCGTAGCCGAGCTCGAGCATGATCTCCTCAGTGTGCTGCCCGAAGCGGGTGCACCAGTTCCTTACCTCGACCGGGGAATCCGAGAGCTTGTGCATCGAACCGACCTGCCTCACCCGCCCCATTGTTGGATGATCCGCTTCAATAATCATGCGGCGAGCGGTCAACTGTGGATCAGATTCCAGCTCGTCAATGTCATAGACCGGGGCAACACACGTATCCTTCTGACGCAGCAAGGCGACCCACTCATCCCTCGTTTTGGTCAGAAAGGTCTCCCTGAAATGGTTGAATATCTCCTCCCGCTTCTCTCCCTCGGCAAACTGATGTTCAATGAAACGCTCGCAACCCAGAAGCTCACACAGGTTAGTAAAGAACCACGGCTCTAGCACGCCTATGCTTATGTACTTTTTGTCCTTGGTCTGGTATACATTATACCAGGGATAGTGACCGGTAAACATCGTTTTGCCTCTTTCGGGGACCATTCTATTGTATAGATAAGGACTTATCTGTATGGAGGTTGCTTCCACCACCGCGTCCGTCATGGACATATCCACAAACTGCCCCCTGCCCGTCCTCTCCCTGGCCATCAATGCTGCCAGAATCCCGATAGCCGAAGACATTCCACCGGCAGCGAAGTCTGCAATTACGGTACCCGGAATAACCGGCGCACCGTCCGCAGGCCCTGTCATCCCCAATAGCCCACCGATCGATATATAGTTAATGTCATGCCCCACCAGGTCACGGTAGGGCCCATCCTGCCCGTAACCGGTCAGTGAGGCATACACAACCCGCGGGTTGATCTCTTTAATGGTATCGTAGTCAACCCCCAAGCGTTTCACCACCCCCGGCCGGAACCCTTCCATCACCACGTCAGCGCTTTTGGCCAAATGGTAGAAAATATTGCGGCCTTCTTCCGCCTTTAGATTAAGCCCTATTGCCCTACAGTTCCGGAATCCGGGCTGCATAGCCGGATCGAATAAGAACATGACCGGTCCGCCACGGCGTTCGGGATGAGCCTCATAGACCTTTATCACATCGGCACCGAGATCGCCCAACATATTGGCGCAAAAGGGTCCTGGCCCAAGCCATGCCATATCAATTATCCTTATCCCTTCAAGAGCAAGTGCCATTTTCACTAATCCCTCATTTAAACTGAATTCTCCGCTCCTACGCCGTTTTGCTCATTAATTCGGCTAAATCCAGAGGTTCACCCTTGGATGGTTCTCGCTTAAGACTGATAGCGCCTATGGGGCAAACGTCCTCACAAACGCCGCAGCCCATACACTTTACCTGGTCAACCATAGCTACCTCATCACCCATGCTGAGCGCATTGAAAGGGCAGCAGTCATCGCAACTACCACACC
The DNA window shown above is from Dehalococcoidia bacterium and carries:
- a CDS encoding NrpR regulatory domain-containing protein produces the protein MIGYERHEVERKVATILKILSESTEPLGARVIARRLSDYGIDLGERAVRYHLKFMDERGLTRLIGRDGRLVTQSGIDELKSAMVGDKVGFVISKIELLAFQTTFNWEERCGRVPVNITLFPKEQFKKALKIMRVAFEAGICVSDLVAVASEGERLVGTTVPEGKIGFATVCSIIINGALLKAGIPMDSKFGGLLQMRSKKSFRFVDLIEYSGSSLDPSEIFITSRMTSVGQVASRGEGKVLANFRQIPALCRPLAEAVISGLSKAGFGGLLIMGDTSQSVGEVPVDLNKIGVIILGGLNPVAAAVEAGIEAESHAMSAVMEYQDLTKLEDLSM
- a CDS encoding DUF488 domain-containing protein gives rise to the protein MALEGTIYTIGTSTRSAEDFTRLLTSRDVAVVVDVRRFPFSRFEHFSSENFSRFLRHADIDYVHMGEVLGGYRRGGYQAFITSSEFSEGMDKLIQIADRSIVALVCAERLPWRCHRRFIGAELEKQGWRVIHIIDEDRDWQSKRTSVGRRSAPSVSRSKYV
- a CDS encoding NAD(P)/FAD-dependent oxidoreductase produces the protein MSGRATPGAVITVIGAGVVGLAVAAQVSGKGKDVYILEKNETFGKETSSRNSEIIHAGIYYPEGSLKAETCVDGNAMLYEICRRYGIGHRKTGKLIVATEDEEVGELEELLERGRRNGARGLKVLSRGEINKLEPNIEAVAAIFSPSSGTMDSHTLMRYFLSKAQGAGAKIAYKSNVIGIEKLSDGYEVTVENGSGSFPFKTEILINCAGLYSDRIAQLGGIDINKAGYQLFYCKGEYFSVGNRKNRLIKRLIYPVPQPSRGGLGIHATLDLEGRMRLGPDARYVNEIDYRIDESQRGLFYSSVKAFLPFIESDDLEPEMAGIRPKLQGPGDDFRDFVIRHEQDRGLPGFINLIGIESPGLTSAPAIARYVESMVKEIL
- the purL gene encoding phosphoribosylformylglycinamidine synthase subunit PurL — encoded protein: MFFIAVWVKAGLPDPRGDALQKDIQDLGIITVTQARVRDIYLLEGRLSEAEVDRICQELLADPVVQEYGYGEAPTSPGQQAHVIEVAYNPGVMDPVEESINKGIRDLGISTVDRVKTAKRYFLWGELSKQELETICDKLLVNPVIQHVVTRREALSLPPATYDFSLESIELLGLDDAALTELSKNRLWLNLSEMKRIQGYFSGLGRNPTDIELETLAQTWSEHCVHKTFKGKIKLGQLVIDNLLKSTIMRVTDELDKPWCLSVFEDNAGVIDFDGRYAICFKVETHNHPSAVEPYGGASTGIGGVIRDPLGTGLGSKPILNTDVFCFAPPDLPYQSLPPGVLHPRRIFKGVRAGVADYANRLGIPTLNGAILFDERYIGNPLVFCGTIGLLPKGMSQRGQQQPGDLVVLVGGNTGRDGIHGVTFASGELTADSEAVSSSSVQIGNPMVEKKLIDVLLKARDQRLYRRITDCGGGGLSSAVGEMARETGVRVYLERVPLKYTGLSYTEIWLSESQERMVLAAPPSAADQLIHLFASEDVAATVIGEFTDNHRLQLFYNGDLVGDLDMEFLHNGLPQLYREAVWETPHHAEPDFPEPPDLGKELLSILRSWNVCSKEWVIRQYDHEVQGGSVLKPLVGVNSDGPGDAAIIRPLLDSDMGIIVSNGINPKYGDIDPYWMAASAIDEALRQIVAVGGSLRRVALLDNFCWGNPEKPDRLGSLVRAAQACYDMAIAYETPFISGKDSLYNEYETKKGSICIPPTLLISAVAVMEQVERAISMDCKKEGNLIYIVGTTYDELGGSHYYGIHGFVGNNVPRVNPRRGKRLMDALSASIDKGLVRACHDLSEGGLGVAAAEMAFAGELGMGIHLAKVPLGSLMNRDDLILFSESNTRFLLEVTPKDRHQFEKMMARFDCAAIGKVTSDRILKIYGLSGEQVLSTPLAELKEAWQNPLRW
- the hisF gene encoding imidazole glycerol phosphate synthase subunit HisF, with protein sequence MEEVKIIPCLDIKDGRVVKGIKFIDLRDARDPVEAAQTYCLEGADELVFLDIFATVEDRKTRIEWVKRVCDVVTVPFAVGGGVASIVDMEELFNLGVDKVSINTAAVKHPELIEKAARRFGRGKLVVAIDGRKNTMGSNLPRLEVVIKSGNEGTGLNIVEWARKVEKLGAGEILLTSKDADGTKEGYDLEMTKAVAEAVDIPVTASGGAGKLEHLYEAVVVGKASAVLCASVFHFGEISIPQAKKYLADRGIAVRV
- a CDS encoding DUF5679 domain-containing protein gives rise to the protein MQAYCMKCRKKVEIKNPRSITMKNGRPATQGNCPNCNTKVFRIGKS
- the purQ gene encoding phosphoribosylformylglycinamidine synthase I, which translates into the protein MARVKTLILRAPGTNCDGETAFALEQAGSQVESVHINELVRVPELLFHYQIMVIPGGFTYGDDISGGKILANELKLKLGDEIRKFVADGRLILGICNGFQVMVKAGILPQSSPLTLAGNDSGRFECRWVYLRVNENSPCIFTRGISTMYLPVAHGEGKVVMIEDGMLNVALYYADENGNINAGYPYNPNGSIDDIAGICDASGRIFALMPHPERFVRWSQHPRWTREPARERGDGFRIFLNAVAWAKTI
- a CDS encoding HisA/HisF-related TIM barrel protein; this translates as MPCLDVEDGGVVKGIKFIELRDAMDQLVAAQAYYLEGANELVFLVSSK
- a CDS encoding FMN-binding glutamate synthase family protein, with the translated sequence MNLRRPNASDATRTANRSKDVVPMSGLCARCLDGCTGNCEVFKATFRGRELIYPGPFGEITAGGDKDYPVDYSHLNIQGYALGAEGLPAGVVGGPDTAIFADVNTETDYG